GAAATTCACGATCCGGACGCTGCCCAAGCGGTTCGAGAAGATGGAAGACCCGCTCGCGGGCGTGATGGGGAAAGGGGTCAACATCGGCGTCGCGATCGCGGCGATCGAGGAGCGATTGAAGCGCAAGGCGAAGCGGAAATGACGAAGGCCGCGCATCCCAGGAGCGCCGAGCCCGTCGGCGGCGCCATCCGCGTATCCGGAGGCATCGATGTCTCGACGCTGCTGCTCCAGCCAGCGCGGCAGACCGCCCTCTATGTGCTCGCCCACGGCGCGGGCGCCGGAATGCGGCACCCGTTCATGGAATCGATCGCGCAGCGCCTCGCCGCGCATGGAATCGGCACCCTGCGCTATCAGTTCCCCTACACGGAGCAGGGAAGCCGGCGGCCCGATCCCGAGCCGCTGCTGCTCGCCACCGTCCGCGCCGCGGTCGCGGCGGGGCGCGAGGCGGCGGGCACCCTCCCGCTCCTGGCCGGCGGCAAGTCGATGGGCGGACGCATGACTTCGCGGGCCGCCGCATCCGAGGCGCTTCCCGGAGTCGCGGGGGTAGTCTTTCTCGGGTTCCCGCTCCACCCGGCTGGGCAGCCCGGCGTCTCGCGCGCCGAGCACCTCGCGCGGGTCGACATTCCGATGCTGTTTCTCCAGGGAACCCGCGATACGCTTGCCGACCTCACGCTGCTGGGGCCGGTCGTCGAGCGACTGGGGGACCGCGCCACCCTGCGCGTGATCGAGCAGGCCGACCACTCGTTCCACGTCTTGAAGCGCAGCGGTCGGACCGATGAGCAGGTGTTGGACGAGCTGGCCATAGCGACGGCCGAATGGCGGGAGAGCCTGACGTGAGCGTTGACGTGCGGATCGGTACCAGCGGCTACTCCTATGCCGAGTGGAAGGGGAACTTCTACCCCGAGAAGATGGCCGCGAAGGACATGCTGCGCTTCTACGCCGAGCGCTTTCCCACGGTCGAGATCAACAACACCTTCTACCGGATGCCGAAAGAGGCGTTGCTTGCGGGCTGGGCCGAGCAGGTGCCGGAGAGCTTCACGTTCGTGATCAAGGCATCCAAGCGGATCACGCACGACAAGCGGCTCAAGGAGTGCGGCGAGCTGCTCGCGTATCTCTTCGGGGTCACGTCGACGCTGGGCTCGCGGCTCGGGCCGCTCCTGTTTCAGCTTCCCCCGAACTTCAAGAAGGACGTGCCGCGTCTCAAGAGCTTCTTCGAGGAGATGCCCGAGCGCCGGCGCGTGGCGGTCGAGTTCCGGCATGCATCCTGGTTCGATGACGAGGTCTACGAGACCCTGCGCGGCCAGCGCGCCGCGCTCTGCGTGGCGGACACGGGGGAAGAGCCCGCCGCCCCGCTCGTCGCTACCACCGATTGGGGGTATCTTCGCCTGCGGCGCGAGGACTTCAGCGACAAGGATCTGCGCGACTGGGCCCGGCGTATCCGCGAGCAGCCGTGGGGCGACGCGTACGTGTTCCTGAAGCACGAGGAAGAGGGGAAGGGCCCGAAGCTCGCGGCCCGGCTGACGGAGTTCTGCCGCGGGTAGGGTGGCCCGCGGAGATCGAGGCATGGACGCGCGGTGAAGCTCGAGACCGGCACCCTGAGGCTTTCGGCCACCGACCTCGCGAACCACCTCGCCTGCCGCCACCTGACCGGCCTGGATCGAGGTGTCGCCGAGGGCCGGTGGAAGCCGCCGGATTGGTTCAGGCCCGAGGCAGCCCTGCTCCGCGAGCGGGGCCTCGAGCACGAGCGCG
This portion of the Candidatus Eisenbacteria bacterium genome encodes:
- a CDS encoding alpha/beta hydrolase → MTKAAHPRSAEPVGGAIRVSGGIDVSTLLLQPARQTALYVLAHGAGAGMRHPFMESIAQRLAAHGIGTLRYQFPYTEQGSRRPDPEPLLLATVRAAVAAGREAAGTLPLLAGGKSMGGRMTSRAAASEALPGVAGVVFLGFPLHPAGQPGVSRAEHLARVDIPMLFLQGTRDTLADLTLLGPVVERLGDRATLRVIEQADHSFHVLKRSGRTDEQVLDELAIATAEWRESLT
- a CDS encoding DUF72 domain-containing protein, translating into MAGEPDVSVDVRIGTSGYSYAEWKGNFYPEKMAAKDMLRFYAERFPTVEINNTFYRMPKEALLAGWAEQVPESFTFVIKASKRITHDKRLKECGELLAYLFGVTSTLGSRLGPLLFQLPPNFKKDVPRLKSFFEEMPERRRVAVEFRHASWFDDEVYETLRGQRAALCVADTGEEPAAPLVATTDWGYLRLRREDFSDKDLRDWARRIREQPWGDAYVFLKHEEEGKGPKLAARLTEFCRG